The following coding sequences lie in one Lolium perenne isolate Kyuss_39 chromosome 2, Kyuss_2.0, whole genome shotgun sequence genomic window:
- the LOC127334683 gene encoding arogenate dehydratase 3-like: protein MAAISLVKAPIGQGLRPASHNPRRGGGVVRSSLQGAVVASRAEWLTSCAVLSSKVAALVSHSTNSHVAVAAAANGALLDLLPVSSTNGGARNLPAPLRIADLCPAPMHGSELRVAYQGVPGAYSEKAAGKAYQGCDAVPCDQFDVAFQAVENWIADRAVLPVENSLGGSIHRNYDLLLRHRLHIVGEVQLPVHHCLLALPGLRKEDITRVISHPQALAQCEHTLTRMGLNAAREAFDDTAGAAEYIAANGLRDTAAIASSRAAELYGMEVLADGIQDDCGNVTRFVMLAREPIVPRMDRPFKTSIVFAHDKEGTSMLFKVLSAFAFRDISLTKIESRPYRPARLVDDASSGTATKTFDYMFYVDFQASLADPRVQNALAEVQEFTSFLRVLGSYPMDMTPMTAGSSTIISSNSSPAPSSSC from the coding sequence ATGGCTGCCATAAGTTTGGTCAAGGCACCCATTGGTCAGGGTCTTAGGCCGGCGAGCCACAATCCGAGGAGGGGCGGTGGCGTGGTCAGGTCCTCTCTGCAGGGCGCCGTCGTTGCAAGCCGGGCGGAGTGGCTCACCAGCTGTGCCGTGCTCTCCAGCAAGGTGGCCGCGCTCGTCTCCCACTCCACCAACAGCCACGTCGCGGTGGCAGCGGCTGCAAACGGGGCGCTGTTGGACTTGCTCCCTGTGAGCAGTACTAATGGCGGCGCAAGGAACCTGCCGGCACCGCTCCGGATCGCGGACCTGTGCCCGGCGCCGATGCACGGTTCAGAGCTGCGTGTGGCGTACCAGGGTGTGCCGGGGGCGTACAGCGAGAAGGCGGCCGGCAAGGCGTACCAGGGCTGCGACGCCGTCCCCTGCGACCAGTTCGACGTGGCGTTCCAGGCCGTGGAGAACTGGATCGCGGACCGCGCCGTGCTCCCCGTGGAGAACTCGCTCGGCGGCAGCATCCACCGGAACTACGACCTCTTGCTCCGTCACCGCCTCCACATCGTCGGCGAGGTGCAGCTCCCCGTGCACCACTGCCTCCTCGCGCTACCGGGCTTGCGCAAGGAGGACATCACCCGCGTCATCAGCCACCCGCAGGCGCTGGCGCAGTGCGAGCACACGCTCACCCGCATGGGCCTCAACGCTGCTCGCGAAGCTTTCGACGACACCGCCGGCGCCGCCGAGTACATCGCCGCCAACGGCCTCCGTGACACGGCCGCCATCGCGTCCTCCCGCGCTGCCGAGCTGTACGGCATGGAGGTGCTCGCCGACGGCATCCAGGACGACTGCGGCAACGTGACGCGGTTCGTGATGCTGGCGAGGGAGCCAATCGTCCCGCGCATGGACCGGCCCTTCAAAACCAGCATCGTGTTCGCCCACGATAAGGAGGGCACCTCCATGCTCTTCAAGGTGCTCTCCGCCTTCGCCTTCCGCGACATCAGCCTCACCAAGATCGAGAGCCGCCCGTACCGGCCGGCCCGCCTTGTCGACGATGCCAGCAGCGGCACGGCCACCAAGACGTTCGACTACATGTTCTACGTGGACTTCCAGGCATCCCTTGCCGACCCGCGCGTGCAAAACGCGCTTGCAGAGGTCCAGGAGTTCACCTCATTCTTAAGGGTGCTGGGGAGCTACCCCATGGACATGACTCCCATGACTGCCGGCTCCTCCACCATTATATCATCTAATTCCTCGCCagccccttcttcttcttgctaA